The nucleotide window TCGTAACAGCTGCAGGTAACGAAGGCTACAGCCTTGATTGGTATTCCCAATATCCGGCCGCCTTTGACCTTGATAACATCGTTTCCGTCGCAGCAATTGATAGCGACGGCTATCTAGCAGATTTCTCTAACTACAGCACAGCGTACGTGGATTTAGCCGCACCTGGCGATCATATCGCCAGCACACTACCTGAGAATTCGTATGGTTTTATGAGCGGTACGTCTATGGCAACACCGCATGTTTCTGGTGTAGCGGCGCTGATGCTGAGTGCGAACACAGCTTATAAAACCGCAGATTTAAAAGCAAAATTGCTTGCTAGTGTGACAAAGCTATCCACACTAACGAACGCAGTAAAGTCCGGTGGCTTATTAAATGCAAGCGCGGCTGTGTTCATACAAACGGACAACGAGATTCCAGGTTTACCTTTTAAAGGAACGAGTGTAACAAACACATTGAGCTCCTCTGATAAAGATGACGTGTACGCCATCGCTTTAAGTCAAGGCGATCGTCTCAGCGTTTCGATGTCCGGTGCAGCCGGTACAGACTTTGACGTGTATCTATACGGACCCGGTGCGAAAACAGTACAAAGCAGCGATGGTATTGTAGCCTATTCGGAAAAGAATAAGACTTCTTCAGAGGGCGTTGTATACACAGCACCAAAGTCCGGCACATACTACATCGATGCCTCCGCCTTCTCAGGCTCTGGGCAGTATACGTTAAAAATTCAAAAAAGCGCCGGCACTGGAGCAGGAACATATGAAAATAACTTTAGCGCCCTCACCTACATGGGTACATGGAACACCATTTCATCATCCAGCGCATCCGGCAGCTCTTACGCTGTTGCCAATACAAAGGGCGCTAAGCTGGAATTTGTCTTTTACGGCACAGGCGTCTCTCTGCGCGGCGTAAAAGCAAATAACCAAGGAATTGCTAAGGTAACAATAGATGGTGCAAGCAGTGAGGTTAGCCTGCATGCGACGTCGAGTGCATATAAAGCAGAGTATTATAAGAAAACAGGCCTAAGTAACGGTCGCCATGTATTGACGATTGAGTGGACGGGTAAAGTTGCAAAAGGGGCCCGTAAGTCAGCCTCGAATGTAAATATTGATTCGATTACGGTTTATAAGTAAGAAAAGCACGGGCGTCCCGTGCTTTTTATCATGCGCATATGTTTACTTATTAAAATAGTTAATAATCGCGTCAACGATTCGTGCAGAAGCATGGCCATCTCCATACGGGTTAGACGCTTTCGCCATTTTTTCGTATGCTTCTTGGTTAGATAGTAATTCATTCGCAAGTGAAAAGATTGTTTCCTCATCAGTTCCAGCGAGTTTAAGCGTGCCTGCTTCAATACCCTCTGGACGTTCAGTAGTGTCACGCAACACCAATACAGGTACACCAAGAGAAGGCGCTTCTTCTTGCACACCACCAGAATCTGTTAAAATCAACGTGGCACGTGCCGCAAAGTTGTGGAAATCGATTACATCAAGCGGTTCAATTAAATGAATACGCCCATTTTCTCCTAAAATTTCTGCTGCTGTCTCACGCACAACTGGATTCATGTGAACAGGATAAACTACTTGAATATCCGCATGCGCTTCAACAAGTCTTCTGATAGCACGGAACATATTCCGCATCGGTTCCCCTAAATTTTCACGACGGTGTGCTGTCATTAATACGAGGCGATCGTTACCAACCTGCGTTAAAATAGGATGCTCATACGTATCTTTTACTGTTGTTTTCAGTGCATCAATAGCTGTGTTTCCAGTTACGTAAATATGTGCTTCCTGTTTATTTTCATTTAATAAATTCGCTGAGGATTTTGCTGTTGGTGCAAAATGAAGATCAGCCAATACACCAGTAAGTTGGCGGTTCATTTCTTCAGGATATGGAGAATACTTATCCCATGTACGAAGACCCGCTTCTACGTGGCCAATTGGAATTTGGTTATAAAAAGCAGCAAGTCCCGCAATAAAAGTTGTTGTTGTATCACCGTGAACCAATACAATATCTGGTTTTGCTTCCTTCATGACTCGATCAAGACCTTCTAAACCTCTTGTTGTTACATCAAGCAATGTTTGACGGTCTTTCATAATATTTAAGTCATAATCAGGTGTAACACCAAAAACCTCCAGAACTTGATCCAACATTTGTCGGTGCTGTGCGGTTACTGTCACGATAGATTCAATTTGCTCTGTATGTTTTTCTAGCTCTAAAACGAGCGGAGCCATTTTAATAGCTTCGGGCCTTGTACCAAATATAGTCATTACCTTTATTTTCCTGTTCATATGTACATCTTCACCTCTGCGAAATAATATGACCCTATCATACAATAAAATAACAGTATCGTGCAAAAGCATTGGTGTCATTTTGAACTTAATGTTAAACTATTACGTACGATGTTAGGCCCTCTATTTTATAGTGACAAACATTGTAGAGGCTATTCATCTTTTCCTGTAGCACTTATGCAGCTACAAGACTTATATAATTTAGAAGGTGTAGTATGAAAAAAATACATAAAAAGTTATTGATATCTATACTTATTTCTTGCTTGCTTGTAACTCTTTTTATTGTGTTAAGAAGCTTCTGGTATAAACCAGCAGTTTCTATTACGAAGCGCCCTGCTCCTGTCGCAGTACCAGCCACACCTATGGTGCATACACCAGAACAATTTGGCGCAAACGGATTTGATACTAAACCTGATACCACGGCGCTACAAAAAGCGCTAAACGCTGGGGGAATTGTTCAGCTACAAAATCATGCTACCTATATTATTGATCGGCCACTTGTAAGCAAGCAATCTATTGTAATTGAAACGAAAGACTATACACAAGCACCTGCAACTATTTTGCAGCAAAGTGAAGAGACTGCGTTTATTTTTGAAAACAAACCAATCGCTTCTACAACAGTTGCAAAGAATGTGGCTTATAATAAACCGTATGTAGTAGTAAAGGACGCAACAGGCATGAAAGAGGGAGATTTACTGCATTTGCGCTCCACAAAGCTATGGTATTGGGATAATCGAGGTTACTTAACAAAAGGTGAGCTTCATAAGATTACAAAGATAGAAGGTAATATTATTTATTTAGATCGCACCACACAAGAACGTTACAAAGTTGATCTAACAGAAACTGTCACTGCTACGGCTTATCCAAACTCAAAATTACAAATTCGAAACGTTTCATTTGCCCATCCTAACCCATATAACACGGTCATGATGAAAGTAAGTTATACGAGTAATGCTCACTTTGATAAATTATCCATTAAAAATTCACAACGTGTGGGACTATTGTTAAATGCAACATTCCAAAGTGTGGTCAGTCAAGCCAATGTGAATTTAGGAACCACTAAGGACATTACATCTGGTTATGGTATTCAAGACTACGGCGGCTCGGAAACTCTCATTACAGATAGTACCTTTATGAGAGTGCGTCGCGGCGTTGATTTCTCTGGAGACACACCTTCGCGATATGGTACAGTCAGACATTCGAAAGCTTACGGCTATAAAGATGGTGTTCTTGCTAGTGGAAATAGTGGCTTTGGTACACATTCTACCGCTGAGCACATCACATTTGAAAACAACTATGTGGAAAACTTTAGCTATGGATTTGTCACAAGAGGAACGTATATTACCATAAAAAATAACATTCATACCGGCTTTAGCAGAAGTTTTGTCGCCACTTCCTATGGTAACCATGTCAATTTATTGAATAATACTTATAAGAGTAGATACAATAGCTCCTTAGAAAATTTTGTAGTACTTTTGGATAGTTATCGCGGCGATATGATTGCTTCAGGAAATACGGTAGAGAATATAAAAGGTCCTTTTATAAAAGGGAATGCTGCGCAATTAGATAAAACAACTATAACTGACAATAATATTAAAACAAGATAAAAATAACTTCCCCCTCAAACATATAGAAATTATGTTGTAAGGCGGAAGTTTTCTATTCCTTAATTCTTATATATCCTACAAAAAGAGAGCATAGCGCCCTCTTACTTTTGTGTCAATGATACACGAACTGTATCTTTTGTTTGAACTGTTTCTGTTATAGTAACATAGTATCGTTCTGTTTCAAATAGAATGTGATTTACCCCATTGTTCTTTACAATCGGTTGTTCTAGTAACGAAGCAGCCTGTGATATAGAAAGCTGTAAAGCAGGTAATGTAATGTTATATACTCGATCCTTCCAAAGGATAAAAGACACAAGGTTTGAGCCTACAACAATTTTTTCTCCGGACACTTTAGACTGTTTTAGTTGTACAGGATATGTTGCCTTTAACTGTTCCTCTGTTTTTTCAAAGTACTTTGCAAGGCTAAGTAAAGTTACCTTATAATCCTCTTGCATCGTCTTATTGAAAATATTCAGTGTCGTATCAGGTAAAGCTTTTCGATCAGTTGCATATCCAGTAAGCCATTGTACACTCATCCAACCAAGTGTGCTGTCCTTCAACTTCAGCTGTTTCCAAACGATATTCTGCTCCGCATCCCTTTTCTCTTGTATCACTTCATATACTTCTCCGACATCTGTGGTCATGACTGGAGAGCTCATTTTATTGGGCTCTTTTCGTATCATCACATCTGTTCCGTTTACAACATGCATATTCTTAACAGCTATTCTCTTCTGTACAACAGGAGGTTGCTCCTCTGTCTTGTGTTGTACAGGTTGTTTCACTACCGATGCGGGCCTTTCCTGTACCTTGCTCTTATTATGCTTATAAGCATATGTAGCTCCAGCACCTCCAAGGGCTGCTATTGCTGCCAATGTAAGAAAGGGAAGTTTTCTTCGTTTCCGTTTTTTTCGCTCAGGAATTGGTGTATTCTGCAATAAGCCATGTTGGAACTCTTTAATTTGAGATTCTCTTAATTGCCTTCTTTCTTCCATAGTCATTTTGTTGAAATCCCTTAGGAAGTCCATATAATGATCTACTACTTCGGAAGCATCTCCGTATTCGCGAATAGTTCCATAGTGCAACCAAATTGCTTTTGTACAAAAACTTTTCACCTGTGCCAGAGAATGACTAATAAAAAAGATTGTTTTGCCATTCTCCTTAAATTCATTCATTTTGTTCAAACATTTATCTGTAAATGTTTGATCTCCAACAGATAGCGCTTCATCAATTACAAAGATATCTGGATCGATATGAATGGAGATGGCAAATCCAAGACGTGATTTCATGCCTGAAGAATATGTTTTTACAGGCTGATAAATAAATTTTCCAATATCTGCAAAATCCATTACCTTAGGAGTAATTTCTTTGATCTTCTCTTTTGATAACCCCAGCATTAATCCTTTAATTTCTATATTCTCTATCCCTGTAAGCTGTGGGTTCAATCCAGAACCAATAGCAATGAGCGCAGCTGTACCTTTTGTAAAGATTTGTCCTTCATTTGGCATAGTCACACCTGCAATCAAATTGGAAAGTGTACTTTTCCCCGAACCATTTAGGCCGATAATTCCCACTACTTCACCTTCAGGAACCTCAAAAGAAATGTCATTTAAAGCATAATGATACTCGCCTTGCTCTTTACTTGAAAATAAATCAAGAATTTTTTCAGAAGGTTTGTTATACATTTTATAACGCTTCGTTACGTGTTTAAATTTCACTTTATATGCCATGTGGTTACTCACCTTTTATAAGTAATCAACAAATTGTTTTCGGAACTTAATGTGCATCGTAGCACCAATCACAAACAATACAATTGTAATTGTCCAAAAATACAATGTGTATCCAGAAAATAAGACGCTCATATCTCCATATACAAGAGATGAACGATACACTTCAATGATATAGTAAAACGGATTCAATTTAATTATCATTAAAAAGAATTCCGGCATATTTTCTTTTGGTTCCCACAATACAGGGGTTACGAAAAATAACATCCGCATGAAGGATTGAACTAACATATGAACATCCCGTAGCACTGTTGAAAAGGTGGATGTTACAAATGCCAAACACACCAAAAATACAGTTAATGAGCCCACACCGTAAATTAAACCGAATATATTTATATCACTAAAGCCCTGACTAAGTATTACGATTCCTAACAGAACAATTAATAATAAACCATGTGTGTATAACTGAGCAGACACTACGTATGTTGGAATGATACTTAAAGGAAAATTCATTTTTGCAACTGTATTTAATCGGCTATAGATTGAGCTTGAGCCTTGTCCGGTTGCAGCGCTAATAAAAAACCATGGAATCAATCCACAAATCATCCAAACAAAATATGGAATTCCCTGTACTGGCTGCCCGCCACGAATCCCAAGACCAAATACTAGCCAATATAAGGACACTTGTATTAAAGGATTTAAAAAAATCCATAACGACCCTAATGCATTACTTGCATATGCTTGCTTTAACTCGTAAGCAGATAATCTCCTAATTAAATATAAGTTTTGAAACTGCTCTTGAAGTACTGTTTTAATAGCATTCATACCCTACCCACATATTCCTTCTGAAATTCATATGATTTTCTTAATTTCACATGCAACTCACGACCGTTGCATACGATTGAGCCTGCCATTTGAGCAAACTTCATATTGGCTATATCCATACTGCCATTCTCTCCTATCCGAAACATAACAGTGTTCTTACTGACACAATTTTTCAAAGGTAGTAATAAACTCACGGTAATACACATCCTCATAATGAAACGGAGATAGTCCCCACATATGTGATTCTGAGGCAAGGTATTTTTCCGAAGGTTTAATTACTACGATACCAGGTATGAGTTGCTGTAATTGCTGATAAAATCCCTGTAATATACGATTATTCTTCTCATTATCACTTAAGATATCCGCATCAAATGAACGAACCTCTCCGTCTTTTGTAACATATTTATCTTTGTAATATGCTTCATGGAGAACAAGCTGAGAAGGTTCATATAGTGTTACGATCTTATCTGCAAATCTTTGCACAGCATCATTCCAAAGCTCATCCCTTTCTTCAACAGAGAAGCGGGCATGTTTACGAATATTTTGAGACAATTTACTGTTGATAAATTCACGTGACCTGGTAACGAATGCATTGCCAGATTGAATCACATCAAATCGTTCATCAATAAAATCAATAATAAGGTATTCCGGTTTTCTTAAAGCAATTTGTTTGAAGAAGGTTTTGTTGCAATCACTTAATACCATTCGCTTCTGAAAGGCACTTGTTAATGCTATATCTGTTTCTTTTACTTTTAAAGAAGGCGACATTAAGCTAACCAAAGATGTTCTTGCCTGATAATAATTGATTGTAAATTGCTTTTTTTCGTCAAAGTTGAATACATCTCGTGTCACACAACTGCCTAATATGCCAATTGGTACAACCTTACTCTCAGGTTGCACCTCTTCCTTAGTAGCTTTCTCTTCTATAGCCATACTTTCCGTATTACCTTGCAAAGAGCCATCAGGTATTTGTTGTTCTTGATCCGCCCGAACAAACATCCCCATCAATCGTGCAAACCAGCTCTCTTTTCTCTTTTCCAACACAACCCCCCCTTTACCACGAGCGAACGGATAAGTCTTTGAAAGTAGTAAGACTGTTTTCGTTGCTGAACTCACAACGAAAACAGTCTTATATCATCATTACACCATAACAGCTGTTTGTTTTAGGAATTCATGCAAATTACCGAAATTCACAACCTTCATTTTATCATGCTTCGCTGCACCAACACAATTTCTTGTATCGAATAAGAATGGTGTTTTCATAGAACCTACGAATTGGTTATAGTCCATATCTTTAAATTCATTATGATCTGTTAATACTAAAATCATATGAGCATCTTTCGTTGCTTCTTCGGCAGATACTAAGCTTTCGTGTACAACATGCGGGTCATGTGCGGCAACATGGATCCCTTCATTACGAAGCAAATCAATGATATCCATTGCTGGACTTTCACGCATATCATCAACATTTCCTTTATACGTTACACCGAAAGCAGCTATTTTAGGTGATTCTTCTCCAGCTAGAAGCTGTTTTACATTATCAACTACATAATGGGGCATAGATACGTTCGTATCGCGAGACAATTTAATAATGTTCGCAAGCTCAGGTGCTTTCGCCACAATAAAGTAAGGGTCAACTGCTAAGCAATGGCCCCCAACACCAGGGCCTGGGCTATGCAAGTTTACACGTGGATGCTTATTTGCCATCTCAATAACATCCAAAGCATTGATTTCTAAGGAGTTACACACTTTGGTTAACTCGTTTGCTAATGCAATATTTACATCACGGAAGGTGTTTTCCATTAATTTGGACATCTCAGCTGTTTTAGCATTTGTTTTAATAATTTCACCTTCTACAAGCAAGCCATATACGCGTGCACCAGCTTCAGCACAAGCTTCTGTTACACCGCCGACAATTCGGTTGTTATGAACCAACTCATGCATAATTTGACCTGGTAATACGCGTTCAGGACAATGTACAAGAAAAATATCTTTACCTACTGTAAAGCCTGCCTCTTCAACCAAAGGTTTTACGTAATCATCCATGCTGCGTGGGGCAATTGTAGATTCTACAATAATTACATTTCCTTTTTTTACATGAGGTAATACTTGTTTTGTTGCAGTTAATACATATGTTAAATCACAAGACTTATGCTCATCGTTATGGTTTGGCGTCGGAACCGCGATAATAAATACATCTGCTGCTTCAGGTGTTAAAGAAGCTCTGAATAAGCCTTTATCTACCACTTCTTTTACTACTTCTCCTAAACCTGGCTCTTCAATGTGAATTTCGCCTCTGTTCAATTTCTCCACTACCTCTGGATAAATATCCACACCTACTACCTCAGCACCGTATTTAGCAAACATTGCAGATGTTGGCAATCCGATATATCCAAGACCCATTGTACAAATTTTCATAGTTATATCCCCCTAATATCATAGTAGATTAAAATTTCAAGAGATTCGTATTCCTAGCAATTACTTGCTTGTCCGCGTTACGAACATATATGCGGCACATGTACTCACCTGACTCTTCAATATTATAAACATACTCGCTATTTAAGCCGTATGGTGTTTTATGAACAACTTCTTTGTTTCGATATACATAGTAGGCATATCGTAAGCCTTTTCCCTTTGCTGTACATTTTGCTACAAGTCTATTACTATCTTGCTTCTCAATTTTTACATTTTGCATCACAAATTGACTTTGTTCATGATTTATCGATGTAGTCGCCTTATACTCAATATCAAGAAGATTACATACGCGCTGCAACATATAGGAATAGAATGTGGCATTAGAATCCTGCTGTGTGATGTTTTCAGTGGTCAATTGAAGGTTACATCCCGCATTTAAGCATATGTCACGCACATTATCTACATACGAAATGTATTTATGCCCTTTAACACCCACTTTTATATGCAGATTCATATTGCTTTGCAAAATCTGAGAAAAGGCATCTAGGAGTAACCTATCGTAGTACCGATTACAGTGGGGCATATTGCTTTTTGTAACATACTGTACAATAGCCGCTGCATTGTTCTCATTAATCAAGTGCTCATTAGATTGCATTTGTGGATTACTTACTATAATGTGACCAAATTGGTATTTTGCACCGAAATACAAAGCGGAAAATCCATTCTTTTCAGCACCAATTAATGTTACATCCTTGTGCAATACAGAGTGCGAAGACATAATCCGTTGAATCAATGCAATTACAGCATTCTCCTTTTCGTATCGGCCTTCTTCAACACAAGGTATTTCAGAATCTATATTCACACTGGTGATAAATAGTTTATTAACAGATACATACTGCAAATGCTCATTGTACTTGCTTTGACTACTTTGATCACAAAAAACGACTAAAAGCTTATTTTTATTCTCCGCTTTTGCAGGATGTAAAGTGTATGTGATTGCATTATCTGGTAGCAACTGTGTTGCTGTTTCAGTTATAAGAGCAGACCGTTTTTCAAAATCTCCTCTCAAAGCAAAATCTTTCATGCGAAATTCTGTTTCACAAAAGACATTCGTACCACGCATTGTAACTTCAATTACAGTGGCAGGTAGCTTAGCCTCCATTTTAGGGAACACCCAGCCTTGCACCTGTGGTTTTTCTTGCCCTGTAATTATTTTAATTTGTGCAGGTACACTTGCTGAGATGAAGATCTCCATTACTTTTGTACCTTTACGGAACAACTCAACTGTATTTTCCCAAACACGTACACGAATATCTTGTGCAACATGCCAAAGTAACTTATACTCATGCTCATCCGAAGACTCTACAGTATCTGTTACGTGTATTACCTGTTGCTCCTTCTTATATTGAACACGGCGCTTATGAGCAACACCTTCGTAACGCAAATTTATACCTGTAGCTTCCGCTTGCGACTGCTCTATATGATAATCAGCAATGTATACCTTGTCATATTGTTTATCTGTTCTCGGTAAACTTCTACCATCAACAACAAGCGTATTGTGTGCAAATGATGAATAAGCGTATTTAGTAAAGGGGTCTTGATAATTATATC belongs to Ectobacillus sp. JY-23 and includes:
- a CDS encoding S8 family serine peptidase, with protein sequence MKKLKSLLISAGLLCTLIPFQAQAAGVDEPVKKGSTPLSPILQVPEKKQEKQSFATASQRSKTSAYKANEVIVKFKSAVQVQNLGALEKTLGLSVKKTSKGNAKLALLGFTSGLKAEEVARLLRATGKVEYAEPNYKLYPAATPKSVSDTYFNYLWGLKNTGQYVNGYYGTAGMDIKAEAAWEKTKGNASVVVGVIDSGTDISHPDLMNNIWVNKGEVPSDYIDNDKNGYVDDVNGWNFYNDNNVVYNYWHGDKHGTHVSGTIAASSNTTGVVGVAPNVKVMPIKFLGPDGGNTFDAVEAINYAKKMGVKITNNSWGGSQYSSALYEAIRDSNALFVTAAGNEGYSLDWYSQYPAAFDLDNIVSVAAIDSDGYLADFSNYSTAYVDLAAPGDHIASTLPENSYGFMSGTSMATPHVSGVAALMLSANTAYKTADLKAKLLASVTKLSTLTNAVKSGGLLNASAAVFIQTDNEIPGLPFKGTSVTNTLSSSDKDDVYAIALSQGDRLSVSMSGAAGTDFDVYLYGPGAKTVQSSDGIVAYSEKNKTSSEGVVYTAPKSGTYYIDASAFSGSGQYTLKIQKSAGTGAGTYENNFSALTYMGTWNTISSSSASGSSYAVANTKGAKLEFVFYGTGVSLRGVKANNQGIAKVTIDGASSEVSLHATSSAYKAEYYKKTGLSNGRHVLTIEWTGKVAKGARKSASNVNIDSITVYK
- the wecB gene encoding non-hydrolyzing UDP-N-acetylglucosamine 2-epimerase, with amino-acid sequence MNRKIKVMTIFGTRPEAIKMAPLVLELEKHTEQIESIVTVTAQHRQMLDQVLEVFGVTPDYDLNIMKDRQTLLDVTTRGLEGLDRVMKEAKPDIVLVHGDTTTTFIAGLAAFYNQIPIGHVEAGLRTWDKYSPYPEEMNRQLTGVLADLHFAPTAKSSANLLNENKQEAHIYVTGNTAIDALKTTVKDTYEHPILTQVGNDRLVLMTAHRRENLGEPMRNMFRAIRRLVEAHADIQVVYPVHMNPVVRETAAEILGENGRIHLIEPLDVIDFHNFAARATLILTDSGGVQEEAPSLGVPVLVLRDTTERPEGIEAGTLKLAGTDEETIFSLANELLSNQEAYEKMAKASNPYGDGHASARIVDAIINYFNK
- the tagH gene encoding teichoic acids export ABC transporter ATP-binding subunit TagH, giving the protein MAYKVKFKHVTKRYKMYNKPSEKILDLFSSKEQGEYHYALNDISFEVPEGEVVGIIGLNGSGKSTLSNLIAGVTMPNEGQIFTKGTAALIAIGSGLNPQLTGIENIEIKGLMLGLSKEKIKEITPKVMDFADIGKFIYQPVKTYSSGMKSRLGFAISIHIDPDIFVIDEALSVGDQTFTDKCLNKMNEFKENGKTIFFISHSLAQVKSFCTKAIWLHYGTIREYGDASEVVDHYMDFLRDFNKMTMEERRQLRESQIKEFQHGLLQNTPIPERKKRKRRKLPFLTLAAIAALGGAGATYAYKHNKSKVQERPASVVKQPVQHKTEEQPPVVQKRIAVKNMHVVNGTDVMIRKEPNKMSSPVMTTDVGEVYEVIQEKRDAEQNIVWKQLKLKDSTLGWMSVQWLTGYATDRKALPDTTLNIFNKTMQEDYKVTLLSLAKYFEKTEEQLKATYPVQLKQSKVSGEKIVVGSNLVSFILWKDRVYNITLPALQLSISQAASLLEQPIVKNNGVNHILFETERYYVTITETVQTKDTVRVSLTQK
- a CDS encoding ABC transporter permease produces the protein MNAIKTVLQEQFQNLYLIRRLSAYELKQAYASNALGSLWIFLNPLIQVSLYWLVFGLGIRGGQPVQGIPYFVWMICGLIPWFFISAATGQGSSSIYSRLNTVAKMNFPLSIIPTYVVSAQLYTHGLLLIVLLGIVILSQGFSDINIFGLIYGVGSLTVFLVCLAFVTSTFSTVLRDVHMLVQSFMRMLFFVTPVLWEPKENMPEFFLMIIKLNPFYYIIEVYRSSLVYGDMSVLFSGYTLYFWTITIVLFVIGATMHIKFRKQFVDYL
- a CDS encoding DUF6270 domain-containing protein gives rise to the protein MEKRKESWFARLMGMFVRADQEQQIPDGSLQGNTESMAIEEKATKEEVQPESKVVPIGILGSCVTRDVFNFDEKKQFTINYYQARTSLVSLMSPSLKVKETDIALTSAFQKRMVLSDCNKTFFKQIALRKPEYLIIDFIDERFDVIQSGNAFVTRSREFINSKLSQNIRKHARFSVEERDELWNDAVQRFADKIVTLYEPSQLVLHEAYYKDKYVTKDGEVRSFDADILSDNEKNNRILQGFYQQLQQLIPGIVVIKPSEKYLASESHMWGLSPFHYEDVYYREFITTFEKLCQ
- a CDS encoding nucleotide sugar dehydrogenase, with protein sequence MKICTMGLGYIGLPTSAMFAKYGAEVVGVDIYPEVVEKLNRGEIHIEEPGLGEVVKEVVDKGLFRASLTPEAADVFIIAVPTPNHNDEHKSCDLTYVLTATKQVLPHVKKGNVIIVESTIAPRSMDDYVKPLVEEAGFTVGKDIFLVHCPERVLPGQIMHELVHNNRIVGGVTEACAEAGARVYGLLVEGEIIKTNAKTAEMSKLMENTFRDVNIALANELTKVCNSLEINALDVIEMANKHPRVNLHSPGPGVGGHCLAVDPYFIVAKAPELANIIKLSRDTNVSMPHYVVDNVKQLLAGEESPKIAAFGVTYKGNVDDMRESPAMDIIDLLRNEGIHVAAHDPHVVHESLVSAEEATKDAHMILVLTDHNEFKDMDYNQFVGSMKTPFLFDTRNCVGAAKHDKMKVVNFGNLHEFLKQTAVMV
- a CDS encoding alginate lyase family protein — protein: MDQNLPSHLKTNKIQAIIDALPGSRNKDFLQSAKLMVTRNAYTLPPFGVVTYKSLVDWEDSRSRSYSRLIHGHTFLGCLIEAYRESGQVQYLTKGMDLIRDWIQKHTFETHKGTMAYHDETTALRLQYWLRFYIFAQTVLSAEDMCLLEERMWTTAELLSEDFFHSTNTNHGMFQDMALLFFAAYYGDTNERSMFYKQLAVKRLEDYFLSTFTADGVHKEHSPSYHLMVASYIKKLVVWMNDIDKEVSNSFFSMYKNSEPYSVHIIRPDGYLPPLCDTEAKSVLESSYGKLYDSNAYLYAVTKGKQGEVPQETDKVFAEAGYAIFRDDWNKKDKATYVLFTAAYNADYHKHSDDLNLHIYAGGEIITEAGPNGYNYQDPFTKYAYSSFAHNTLVVDGRSLPRTDKQYDKVYIADYHIEQSQAEATGINLRYEGVAHKRRVQYKKEQQVIHVTDTVESSDEHEYKLLWHVAQDIRVRVWENTVELFRKGTKVMEIFISASVPAQIKIITGQEKPQVQGWVFPKMEAKLPATVIEVTMRGTNVFCETEFRMKDFALRGDFEKRSALITETATQLLPDNAITYTLHPAKAENKNKLLVVFCDQSSQSKYNEHLQYVSVNKLFITSVNIDSEIPCVEEGRYEKENAVIALIQRIMSSHSVLHKDVTLIGAEKNGFSALYFGAKYQFGHIIVSNPQMQSNEHLINENNAAAIVQYVTKSNMPHCNRYYDRLLLDAFSQILQSNMNLHIKVGVKGHKYISYVDNVRDICLNAGCNLQLTTENITQQDSNATFYSYMLQRVCNLLDIEYKATTSINHEQSQFVMQNVKIEKQDSNRLVAKCTAKGKGLRYAYYVYRNKEVVHKTPYGLNSEYVYNIEESGEYMCRIYVRNADKQVIARNTNLLKF